One window of Cydia pomonella isolate Wapato2018A chromosome 5, ilCydPomo1, whole genome shotgun sequence genomic DNA carries:
- the LOC133517960 gene encoding dnaJ homolog shv, with the protein MLTNSAYVILVYTLSAAVLALAGRDFYQILGVSRSANTNEIKKAYRKLAKALHPDKNQDDPNASQKFQDLGAAYEALSDPEKRELYDRCGEDCLKKDGMMNNNDPFASFFGDFGFHFGNEPQQHETPRGADITMQLTVTLEELYNGNFIEITRNKPVIKPASGTRKCNCRQEMVTRNLGPGRFQMMQQTVCDECPNVKFVNEERLLEIEVEVGAPDGHQSRLRGEGEPHVDGEPGDLIIELRTERHPRFTRKGDDLYTNITISLQDALTGFTLELAHLDGHPVSVTRDKVTWAGARVRKKGEGMPNFDNNNLHGNLYITFDIDFPKQDFDDQEKEALRKILKQSPNNKVYNGL; encoded by the exons ATGTTAACGAATTCAGCGTATGTGATTTTAGTTTATACTCTGTCTGCCGCTGTTTTGGCACTAGCCGGTCGTGATTTTTATCAAATCCTCGGCGTGTCTCGTTCGGCTAacacaaatgaaattaaaaaagctTACAGAAAACTAGCAAAAGCGCTACATCCGGACAAGAACCAAGATGATCCAAATGCATCACAGAAGTTTCAAGACTTGGGGGCGGCGTACGAAGCGCTTTCAGACCCCGAGAAGCGCGAGCTGTATGACCGCTGCGGCGAGGACTGCCTGAAGAAAGACGGGATGATGAACAACAATGATCCTTTCGCTAGTTTCTTCGGAGACTTCGGCTTCCACTTTGGTAACGAACCGCAGCAGCATGAGACGCCGCGCGGAGCCGACATCACCATGCAGCTCACAGTAACGCTTGAAGAACTTTATAATGGAAATTTTATTGAG ATTACAAGAAATAAGCCAGTCATCAAGCCAGCATCAGGCACACGCAAGTGCAACTGCAGGCAAGAGATGGTGACTCGCAATCTGGGCCCTGGTCGCTTCCAGATGATGCAACAGACTGTGTGTGACGAATGCCCCAATGTCAAGTTTGTCAATGAGGAGAGGCTACTGGAGATTGAG GTGGAAGTAGGCGCACCGGACGGCCACCAGTCGCGGCTGCGCGGCGAGGGCGAGCCGCACGTGGACGGCGAGCCCGGCGACCTCATCATTGAGCTGCGCACCGAGCGCCATCCGCGCTTCACGCGCAAGGGAGATGACCTTTACACCAACATCACCATTTCACTACAA GACGCGCTAACGGGCTTCACCCTGGAGCTGGCGCACCTGGACGGGCACCCGGTGTCGGTGACGCGCGACAAGGTGACGTGGGCGGGCGCGCGCGTGCGCAAGAAGGGCGAGGGCATGCCCAACTTCGACAACAACAACCTGCACGGCAACCTCTACATCACCTTCGACATCGACTTCCCCAAGCAGGACTTCGACGACCAGGAGAAGGAAG CCCTTCGGAAGATACTTAAGCAGTCACCAAATAATAAAGTGTATAATGGACTTTAG
- the LOC133517962 gene encoding protein O-mannosyltransferase 1: MSNIRKRKGEKKLNEVTELSEECYTENTINEREVGDGAPAESEAEPLSYKQTNKILINDAESSPSSFYLHIKIDLVCLTLLVIALCTRLYNLQEPRYIVFDELHYGRYVSLYTKGIFFFDAHPPLGKQLLYLAGKAAGYDGNFTFDRIGSPYADNVPIGALRLVPAVAGSLLVSVSYQLMLEMCTYQWTAILAAVLILFENCFLAQSRFMLLECIQMLFGLCGVLCAIKSTKNNGASSVIWLCISAVSLGCCFSVKYSGLYTYYLAVFIVGRQIWQRIGDTDSTLRLLFSALWRLVVLVALPLAVYIGVFYAHLAMLPRAGPHDSVMTSAFQASLQGGLASITRGQPLHVAHGSQITLRHTHGRTCWLHSHAHVYPVRYADGRGSSHQQQVTCYSFKDVNNWWIVKRPGVASLAVARPPDAVRHGDVVQLLHGITSRALNSHDVAAAASPQSQEVSCYIDYNVSMPAQNLWRVEIINRASDDATWDSIRSLVRLVHEGSGAALRYSGRQLPAWGFHQHEVVADKVLTHQDTVWNVEEHRYTKAEDRKERERELVSAEMIPPGKTQLTFWEKFSELQFKMAAHSADAPTGHMFASEPADWPLLARSIAYWLSPDSNAQIHLIGNLVTWYAGSLAVLVYVALLCGLALRGRRACADLPARAAERFAAAGHVLFLGYWLHYLPYFFVDRTLFLHHYLPAYMFKILLLAYVIEHVYYRLMLRERTRPLVNLFLVCVAVWLAYVVITFKKFSVLNYGNVDLTETELMNLRWKDTWDFILHKK; encoded by the exons atgagcAATATTAGGAAACGCAAGGGCGAAAAGAAGTTGAACGAGGTCACCGAACTTTCGGAAGAATGTTACACAGAGAATACCATAAATGAAAGGGAAGTT GGGGATGGAGCTCCTGCTGAATCGGAAGCTGAACCACTTTCTTATAAACAAACCaacaaaatacttataaatgatGCAGAAAGTTCACcctctagtttttatttacacATCAAGATAGATCTGGTGTGCTTGACATTGCTAGTCATAGCACTATGCACTCGCTTGTACAATCTGCAGGAACCAAGATATATTGT CTTTGATGAACTACATTATGGAAGATATGTGTCTTTGTACACCAAAGGCATATTTTTCTTCGATGCCCACCCCCCACTGGGCAAGCAGCTGTTGTACCTGGCGGGTAAAGCTGCTGGCTATGATGGCAACTTCACCTTTGACCGCATTGGCTCACCATATGCCGACAATGTACCCATAGGAGCTTTAAGATTGGTGCCTGCTGTGGCTGGCAGTTTACTAGTTTCTGTTTCTTATCAGTTGATGCTTGAAATGTGTACATATCAATGGACAGCTATCTTAGCTGCTGTGTTAATTCTATTTG AGAATTGTTTCCTAGCCCAGTCAAGATTTATGTTACTGGAGTGCATTCAGATGTTATTTGGACTATGTGGAGTTCTCTGTgctataaaaagtacaaaaaacaaTGGTGCCTCTTCAGTTATTTGGCTGTGCATCAGTGCAGTTTCACTTGGCTGTTGTTTTTC CGTAAAATACTCTGGCCTCTACACCTACTACCTGGCAGTGTTCATAGTGGGCCGCCAGATCTGGCAACGGATCGGCGACACAGACTCCACCCTGCGGCTATTGTTCTCAGCCCTCTGGCGCCTGGTGGTGTTGGTTGCGTTGCCGCTGGCTGTCTACATTGGCGTATTCTACGCGCACTTGGCGATGCTGCCGCGCGCGGGGCCACATGATAGCGTGATGACCAGTGCCTTTCAG GCGTCGTTGCAAGGGGGACTTGCTAGCATCACGCGCGGACAACCGTTGCACGTCGCGCACGGCTCACAGATAACGCTAAG GCACACTCACGGCCGCACGTGCTGGCTGCACTCGCACGCGCACGTGTACCCGGTGCGGTACGCGGACGGGCGCGGCTCCTCGCACCAGCAGCAAGTGACGTGCTACAGCTTCAAGGACGTGAACAACTGGTGGATCGTGAAGCGGCCCGGCGTGGCGTCGCTGGCCGTGGCGCGGCCGCCCGACGCCGTCCGGCACGGGGACGTGGTGCAGCTGCTGCACGGCATCACCAGTCGCGCGCTCAACTCGCACGACGTCGCTGCGGCCGCGTCGCCGCAGTCACAG GAGGTGTCATGCTACATCGACTACAACGTGTCGATGCCGGCGCAAAACCTCTGGCGCGTGGAGATCATCAACCGAGCGAGCGACGACGCCACGTGGGACAGCATCCGCTCGCTCGTGCGGCTCGTGCACGAGGGCTCGGGCGCGGCGCTGCGCTACAGCGGCCGCCAGCTGCCCGCCTGGGGCTTCCACCAGCACGAG GTTGTCGCTGACAAGGTGCTCACTCACCAGGACACTGTATGGAACGTCGAGGAACATCGCTATACTAAAG CTGAGGACAGAAAGGAACGCGAGCGCGAGCTCGTTTCTGCCGAGATGATCCCGCCGGGCAAGACGCAGCTCACGTTCTGGGAGAAGTTCTCCGAGCTGCAGTTCAAGATGGCGGCGCACTCGGCGGACGCGCCCACGGGCCACATGTTCGCCAGCGAGCCCGCCGACTGGCCGCTGCTCGCGCGCTCCATCGCCTACTGGCTGTCGCCGGACTCCAAC GCCCAAATCCACCTGATCGGCAACCTAGTGACGTGGTACGCGGGCTCGCTGGCGGTGCTGGTGTACGTGGCGCTGCTGTGCGGGCTGGCgctgcgcgggcggcgcgcgtgCGCAGACCTGCCGGCGCGCGCGGCCGAGCGCTTCGCGGCGGCCGGCCACGTGCTGTTCCTGGGCTACTGGCTGCACTACCTGCCGTATTTCTTCGTCGACCGCACCCTGTTCCTCCACCACTACCTCCCCGCGTACATGTTCAAGATTCTTCTCCTCGCGTACGTGATCGAGCACGTCTACTACAGGCTGATGCTGCGCGAGCGCACGCGGCCGCTCGTAAACTTGTTCTTAGTGTGCGTCGCCGTGTGGCTCGCGTACGTTGTCATCACGTTCAAGAAATTCAGCGTCCTCAACTACGGAAACGTCGATCTGACCGAGACCGAGCTCATGAATCTCCGCTGGAAGGACACCTGGGATTTTATAttgcacaaaaaataa
- the LOC133517961 gene encoding proteasome subunit beta type-7, producing the protein MASVLLPEVPAPGFSFENFQRNAFLASKGFPAPTATKTGTTIVGIIYADGVILGADTRATENTIVSDKNCEKIHYLAGNMYCCGAGTAADTEMTTQTVSSQLELQRLHTGRQVPVATAATLLKRMLFRYQGHIGAALVLGGVDRTGPHIYCIYPHGSVDKLPYATMGSGSLAAMAVFESGWKPNMNEEQGKKLVRDAIAAGIFNDLGSGSNVDLCVIRNTGPAQYLRTFEEANVKGKKQGSYRYAPGTTAVLRQKVIPLEVESVTVHQVQPMEVEPSGSRR; encoded by the exons ATGGCTTCAGTTTTACTTCCTGAAGTACCGGCTCCTGGATTTTCCTTTGAGAATTTTCAGCG CAATGCTTTCCTTGCTTCAAAAGGATTCCCAGCGCCCACAGCCACTAAAACTGGTACCACAATCGTTGGTATCATTTACGCTGACGGCGTGATTTTGGGTGCCGATACCCGCGCCACCGAGAACACTATTGTGTCGGATAAGAATTGCGAGAAGATCCACTACTTGGCCGGCAACATGTACTGTTGTGGGGCGGGTACGGCGGCGGATACGGAGATGACGACGCAGACGGTGTCGTCGCAGCTGGAGCTGCAGCGGCTGCACACGGGCCGCCAGGTGCCGGTGGCGACGGCCGCCACGCTGCTCAAGCGCATGCTGTTCCGCTACCAAGGACACATTGGCGCTGCCCTTGTGCTGGGTGGTGTTGACCGCACAGGACCACACATTTACTGCATTTATCCACATGGATCTGTTGATAAATTGCCTTATGCTACTATGG GCTCTGGATCCTTAGCAGCCATGGCAGTATTTGAGTCTGGCTGGAAGCCCAACATGAATGAGGAGCAGGGCAAAAAATTGGTCAGGGATGCCATTGCTGCTGGTATTTTCAATGATTTGGGCTCTGGTTCCAATGTGGATCTTTGTGTCATCCGCAACACTGGGCCTGCCCAGTACCTGAGGACTTTTGAAGAAGCTAATGTGAAG gGCAAGAAACAAGGTTCATACAGATATGCTCCTGGAACTACTGCTGTGCTGAGGCAGAAGGTGATTCCTCTAGAGGTGGAGTCGGTGACTGTTCACCAAGTGCAGCCCATGGAAGTGGAACCTTCAGGAAGTCGCCGTTAa
- the LOC133517965 gene encoding ATPase WRNIP1-like: MTSNIHSNVTVKIQFPDREFHGQICDKLQLQLVVSYIYITLIHKILLEKGYVSALQDFVTMDGSVACPVCNRDFKKDQIEDHVNKCLFLNTQPEKSAAKRTGSFFNSISPKEKRFKTENNINNNATKHMEPQPSNSTPNSNGKEELTGKSVPLAEQMRPLSLDDIVGHKESFGAGTMLRSMLEQNKIPNMILWGPPGCGKTSMANVIAQICKKQKNLRFVKMSATMSGINDVKEVVKVAKNEAQFKRQTVLFMDEIHRFNKLQQDSFLPHVENGTIMLIGATTENPSFSLNNALLSRCKVVVMEKLTVDDVVLILERAVEKNKDAVLVDTESKFECPTDGDIPRCLVERASLRWLGEVSDGDARVALGALELALAARAAPAECVHRAGPALLTLDDIKNGIKRSHMVYDHHGEEHYNTISAIHKSIRASDDNAALYWTTRALHGGEDPLYIARRLVRIACEDVGLADQNAIVEAVSCLQGCQHVGMPEADVLLAQCAVRLARAPKSREVYEAMKRCQHSLREAKGPLPPIPLHLRNATTKLMRQLGYGKGYNLLHKDESCLTYMPEGMEDVDFFRDDEGGG; this comes from the exons ATGACTAGCAACATTCATTcaaatgtcactgtcaaaaTCCAATTCCCGGACCGGGAATTTCACGGTCAAATTTGCGACAAGTTGCAGTTGCAATTAGTggtttcatatatttatatcacattaattcataaaatattgcTAGAGAAAGGATATGTTTCAGCACTCCAAGATTTTGTCACTATGGATGGCTCTGTAGCATGCCCAGTATGCAACCGAGATTTCAAAAAGGACCAAATAGAAGACCATGTCAACAAATGTTTGTTTCTCAACACACAACCTGAGAAAAGTGCCGCAAAAAGAACGGGTTCTTTTTTTAACAGCATCTCTCCCAAAGAAAAGCGATTTAAGACAGAGAACAATATAAACAACAACGCAACAAAACATATGGag CCTCAGCCTTCAAATTCTACTCCTAACAGCAATGGGAAGGAAGAACTTACAGGCAAGAGTGTCCCATTAGCTGAGCAAATGAGGCCTCTAAGTTTGGATGATATTGTCGGACATAAGGAGTCATTTGGTGCTGGCACTATGCTGCGATCAATGTtagaacaaaacaaaatacctAATATGATTTTATGGGGACCACCTGGCTGTGGTAAG acATCAATGGCTAATGTTATTGCCCAAATCTGCAAAAAGCAGAAGAATTTGCGCTTTGTGAAGATGTCTGCTACAATGTCTGGTATTAATGATGTCAAAGAAGTGGTAAAAGTAGCCAAAAACGAAGCTCAGTTTAAGAGACAAACTGTTCTATTCATGGATGAAATCCACAG ATTTAACAAACTTCAGCAAGACAGTTTTCTGCCTCATGTGGAAAATGGAACTATAATGCTCATTGGTGCAACCACTGAAAACCCTTCGTTCAGTTTGAACAATGCCCTGCTCAGCCGATGTAAAGTTGTGGTCATGGAAAAACTGACTGTTGATGATGTGGTGCTGATATTAGAGAGAGCTGTGGAGAAAAATAAAGATGCAGTTCTAGTGGACACAGAAAGCAAATTTGAATGTCCTACAGATGGTGATATACCTAG GTGTCTAGTGGAGCGCGCGTCGCTCCGCTGGCTGGGCGAGGTGAGCGACGGTGACGCGCGCGTGGCGCTGGGCGCGCTGGAGCTGGCCCTggcggcgcgcgccgcgcccgccgagTGCGTGCACCGGGCCGGGCCCGCGCTGCTCACGCTTGACGATATTAAGAATGGGATCAAG CGTTCGCATATGGTGTACGACCACCACGGCGAGGAGCACTACAACACGATCTCCGCAATCCACAAGTCCATCCGCGCGAGCGACGACAACGCGGCACTTTACTGGACGACCCGGGCTCTGCACGGCGGCGAGGACCCGCTCTACATCGCGAGGAGACTCGTCAGGATCGCCTGCGAAGATGTCG GTTTGGCTGATCAGAATGCAATAGTGGAAGCCGTATCGTGCCTGCAAGGTTGCCAGCACGTGGGCATGCCGGAGGCCGACGTGCTGCTGGCGCAGTGCGCGGTGCGCCTGGCGCGGGCGCCGAAGAGCAGAGAGGTGTATGAAGCCATGAAACGCTGCCAACACTCTCTTAGAGAAGCGAAAGGACCATTGCCGCCCATACCTCTACACTTGCGAAATGCGACTACGAAACTTATGAGACAATTAG GATACGGAAAAGGATATAATTTACTTCACAAAGACGAATCGTGTCTAACGTATATGCCGGAAGGTATGGAGGATGTGGACTTCTTTCGTGACGACGAGGGTGGGGGTTAG